Proteins encoded within one genomic window of Rhododendron vialii isolate Sample 1 chromosome 1a, ASM3025357v1:
- the LOC131321716 gene encoding protein FAR1-RELATED SEQUENCE 12-like, producing MPQPPPPLIGDHVDSPPPTSFLLENSSQISTPTRMEDGGQEKNVKQNEEFFKDYTPCVGMEFESEKATFEFYNNYAGIIGFSVRNRYGIKSRTDGVWISRKFVWE from the exons ATGCCTCAACCTCCTCCACCACTCATCGGCGACCACGTCGATAGCCCACCGCCGACCTCATTCTTGCTAGAAAACTCATCCCAGATATCTACTCCCACcag AATGGAAGATGGTGGACAAGAGAAGAATGTGAAACAGAATGAGGAATTTTTCAAAGATTACACACCGTGCGTTGGAATGGAGTTTGAATCGGAGAAAGCCACGTTTGAGTTTTACAATAACTATGCAGGGATTATCGGCTTTAGTGTTAGAAATCGTTACGGAATCAAAAGTAGAACAGATGGTGTTTGGATTAGTCGAAAGTTTGTTTGGGAGTAA
- the LOC131321838 gene encoding DNA repair protein RAD51 homolog 4-like, with amino-acid sequence MHLPQREMAPLKSLEREYPIVNSNFQQFCASHGIFSVEDFLIQDLYVLAALAEQHSTSERLKEGITQVLSIIDCQHQPWLNGLELLEDAEQNKHILSSGCERIDMLLQGGFHQGHLTELVGPSSSCKTQVCLKAASTVARVGGVLFFDTGNSFSPKRIARFLISDPASKEVENSSFQKVLKSIECHSVFDIFTLLDLLHQLKPNLISQTGDRVQLLIVDSISSLITPILGGSGSHGRALMISAGSLLKKLAHEHNLAVLVTNHMVSGEGGTHKPALGESWKSIPHVRLELSREHGSNICNMCIVRHPCMAPGKAVTFMIP; translated from the exons ATGCATCTTCCACAGAGAGAGATGGCACCATTGAAATCTCTGGAGCGCGAGTATCCCATAGTCAACTCCAATTTCCAGCAGTTCTGCGCTTCTCATGGCATTTTCTCAG TTGAAGATTTTCTCATCCAAGACCTGTATGTATTAGCTGCTTTGGCAGAGCAACATTCTACTTCAGAGAGATTAAAGGAG GGTATTACCCAGGTCCTCTCTATCATAGATTGTCAGCATCAACCATGGTTGAATGGTTTGGAGCTGTTGGAAGATGCTGAACAGAATAAACACATTCTATCTAGTGGATGTGAAAG GATCGATATGTTGCTTCAAGGAGGATTCCATCAGGGCCATCTAACAGAACTGGTTGGGCCATCATCATCGTGTAAAACACAG GTCTGCCTAAAAGCTGCCTCAACTGTTGCAAGAGTCGGTGGAGTTTTGTTCTTTGACACAGGCAACTCCTTTTCACCTAAACGCATTGCCCGGTTTCTAATATCAGATCCTGCTAGTAAAGAGGTTGAAAATAGTAGTTT CCAAAAAGTGTTGAAGAGCATAGAATGTCACTCTGTGTTTGACATTTTTACGCTGTTGGATTTGCTACATCAGCTGAAGCCCAATTTAATATCTCAG ACTGGTGATCGGGTGCAGCTGCTTATTGTTGATTCGATTTCTTCTCTTATTACCCCCATACTTGGTGGCAGTGGTTCACATG GGCGTGCTTTGATGATTTCTGCTGGATCATTACTAAAAAAGTTGGCACATGAGCATAACCTTGCTGTGTTG GTGACCAATCACATGGTGAGCGGAGAGGGAGGCACTCATAAGCCGGCACTTGGAGAGAGTTGGAAAAGCATCCCACACGTGCGGCTTGAGCTCTCCCGTGAACATGGAAGCAACATTTGCAACATGTGCATAGTTAGACATCCATGCATG GCTCCTGGTAAAGCAGTGACGTTTATGATTCCGTGA
- the LOC131321908 gene encoding glutelin type-D 1-like isoform X1, with product MEIDLSPKLAKEVHGSDGGKYYAWSPEELPMLREGNIGAAKLALGKNGFALPRYSDSAQVAYVLQGHGVAGVVLPEKEEKVLSIKKGDALALPFGVVTWWYNKEDTELVVLFLGDTSKAHKSGSFTDFFLTGSNSIFNGFSTEFVSRAWDLEESVVKTLVGKQAGKGIVKLDASVKLPEPNSEHRNGMALNCEEAPLDVDIKKGGRVVILNTKNLPLVGEVGLGADLVRLDGSAMCSPGFSCDSALQVTYIVRGSGRVQVVGVDGKRVLETTLKAGNLFIVPRFFVVAKIADPEGMEWFSIITTPNPIFTHLAGSIGTWKALSPEVIQASFNVGSDIEQQFRSKRADEAIFFPPPN from the exons atggaGATTGATCTGTCACCCAAGTTGGCTAAGGAGGTGCACGGCAGCGATGGAGGCAAGTACTACGCCTGGTCGCCGGAGGAGCTGCCAATGCTACGTGAAGGCAACATAGGCGCAGCCAAACTCGCCCTTGGAAAGAATGGGTTCGCCCTTCCTCGTTACTCTGATTCCGCCCAGGTCGCTTATGTTCTTCAAG GCCATGGTGTTGCTGGGGTAGTCCTCCCAGAGAAGGAGGAGAAGGTGCTCTCTATAAAGAAGGGTGATGCCCTAGCCCTACCTTTTGGTGTAGTTACATGGTGGTACAACAAGGAGGACACCGAACTCGTAGTCCTTTTCCTGGGCGACACCTCCAAAGCCCACAAATCCGGTTCCTTCACTGATTTCTTCCTAACTGGCTCCAACAGCATCTTCAATGGCTTCTCAACTGAGTTTGTAAGCCGAGCATGGGATTTGGAAGAAAGTGTCGTAAAGACACTCGTTGGAAAGCAAGCGGGCAAGGGCATTGTCAAGCTCGATGCAAGTGTCAAGTTGCCAGAACCCAATAGTGAACATCGGAATGGGATGGCGTTGAACTGTGAGGAAGCTCCTTTGGACGTTGACATTAAGAAAGGCGGTAGGGTGGTGATTTTGAACACTAAGAACTTGCCTTTGGTCGGGGAGGTTGGACTTGGGGCTGATCTTGTTAGGCTCGATGGGAGTGCTATGTGCTCTCCTGGTTTTTCCTGCGACTCAGCTCTTCAG GTGACTTACATTGTTAGGGGCAGCGGTCGCGTTCAGGTTGTTGGGGTTGATGGAAAACGTGTGTTGGAGACGACTCTCAAGGCCGGTAATTTGTTCATTGTGCCGAGGTTCTTTGTTGTTGCAAAGATTGCTGATCCGGAAGGCATGGAGTGGTTCTCCATCATCACCACTCCTAA CCCTATTTTCACCCATTTGGCCGGAAGTATTGGAACGTGGAAGGCCTTGTCCCCGGAAGTGATCCAAGCTTCGTTCAACGTTGGTTCGGACATTGAACAGCAGTTTCGCTCGAAGAGGGCTGATGAAGCCATCTTCTTTCCTCCTCCAAATTGA
- the LOC131321908 gene encoding glutelin type-D 1-like isoform X2 yields the protein MLREGNIGAAKLALGKNGFALPRYSDSAQVAYVLQGHGVAGVVLPEKEEKVLSIKKGDALALPFGVVTWWYNKEDTELVVLFLGDTSKAHKSGSFTDFFLTGSNSIFNGFSTEFVSRAWDLEESVVKTLVGKQAGKGIVKLDASVKLPEPNSEHRNGMALNCEEAPLDVDIKKGGRVVILNTKNLPLVGEVGLGADLVRLDGSAMCSPGFSCDSALQVTYIVRGSGRVQVVGVDGKRVLETTLKAGNLFIVPRFFVVAKIADPEGMEWFSIITTPNPIFTHLAGSIGTWKALSPEVIQASFNVGSDIEQQFRSKRADEAIFFPPPN from the exons ATGCTACGTGAAGGCAACATAGGCGCAGCCAAACTCGCCCTTGGAAAGAATGGGTTCGCCCTTCCTCGTTACTCTGATTCCGCCCAGGTCGCTTATGTTCTTCAAG GCCATGGTGTTGCTGGGGTAGTCCTCCCAGAGAAGGAGGAGAAGGTGCTCTCTATAAAGAAGGGTGATGCCCTAGCCCTACCTTTTGGTGTAGTTACATGGTGGTACAACAAGGAGGACACCGAACTCGTAGTCCTTTTCCTGGGCGACACCTCCAAAGCCCACAAATCCGGTTCCTTCACTGATTTCTTCCTAACTGGCTCCAACAGCATCTTCAATGGCTTCTCAACTGAGTTTGTAAGCCGAGCATGGGATTTGGAAGAAAGTGTCGTAAAGACACTCGTTGGAAAGCAAGCGGGCAAGGGCATTGTCAAGCTCGATGCAAGTGTCAAGTTGCCAGAACCCAATAGTGAACATCGGAATGGGATGGCGTTGAACTGTGAGGAAGCTCCTTTGGACGTTGACATTAAGAAAGGCGGTAGGGTGGTGATTTTGAACACTAAGAACTTGCCTTTGGTCGGGGAGGTTGGACTTGGGGCTGATCTTGTTAGGCTCGATGGGAGTGCTATGTGCTCTCCTGGTTTTTCCTGCGACTCAGCTCTTCAG GTGACTTACATTGTTAGGGGCAGCGGTCGCGTTCAGGTTGTTGGGGTTGATGGAAAACGTGTGTTGGAGACGACTCTCAAGGCCGGTAATTTGTTCATTGTGCCGAGGTTCTTTGTTGTTGCAAAGATTGCTGATCCGGAAGGCATGGAGTGGTTCTCCATCATCACCACTCCTAA CCCTATTTTCACCCATTTGGCCGGAAGTATTGGAACGTGGAAGGCCTTGTCCCCGGAAGTGATCCAAGCTTCGTTCAACGTTGGTTCGGACATTGAACAGCAGTTTCGCTCGAAGAGGGCTGATGAAGCCATCTTCTTTCCTCCTCCAAATTGA